One Helianthus annuus cultivar XRQ/B chromosome 12, HanXRQr2.0-SUNRISE, whole genome shotgun sequence genomic region harbors:
- the LOC110893043 gene encoding uncharacterized protein LOC110893043: MKKIYNHTKGRRIHPSPPPPQPSSSTTSNHHLSLLPLTIVTLATALSPEDQQVLAYLLSISTGPKPTNNSGSHGDHPPHFNCNCFTCYTSFWARWDASPNQKVIHEIIEVYEDGLVVGNKKNGKSKKGRRSNKGFCSSGVVHAPVSGERVTHAPPEDVEKGICDGGEVDMESSQKGSEN; the protein is encoded by the exons ATGAAAAAAATCTATAACCACACCAAAGGCAGAAGAatccacccatcaccaccaccaccacaaccgtcGTCTTCCACCACCTCTAACCACCACCTATCCCTCCTCCCTTTAACCATCGTTACCCTAGCCACCGCTCTTTCACCGGAAGATCAACAAGTATTGGCCTATCTTCTCTCAATCTCCACCGGCCCAAAACCCACCAACAACTCCGGCAGCCACGGTGATCACCCACCACACTTCAACTGCAACTGTTTTACATGTTACACTAGCTTCTGGGCTCGTTGGGACGCTTCACCTAATCAGAAAGTTATTCATGAGATAATTGAGGTTTATGAGGATGGATTGGTTGTTGGGAATAAGAAGAATGGGAAGAGTAAGAAGGGGAGAAGAAGTAATAAGGGTTTTTGTTCTTCTGGTGTTGTGCACGCGCCAGTGAGTGGTGAAAGGGTGACGCACGCGCCGCCGGAAGATGTGGAGAAGGGTATTTGTGACGGAGGTGAAGTGGATATGGAGTCGTCGCAAAAGGGTTCT GAAAACTGA